Proteins encoded together in one Erinaceus europaeus chromosome 11, mEriEur2.1, whole genome shotgun sequence window:
- the UTS2 gene encoding urotensin-2, protein MHNLVCCWLFIGLFSPLLSLPVLDSKQESLQFSAPDEDARLTLDELERAFLLEMLSEDFGAGQGNSLKKADPSINFFSPRGNKRKFQAPSGQDPNTSLNHLLARIRKQYKKNGPPSECFWKYCV, encoded by the exons ATGCATAATCTGGTCTGCTGTTGGCTCTTCATAGGACTCTTTAGTCCTCTCCTGTCTCTTCCTGTCCTTGACTCAAAACAAGAGTCCTTACAGTTCTCTG CCCCTGACGAAGATGCAAGGTTAACTTTGGATGAGCTAGAAAGAGCTTTTCTCCTAGAGATGCTGTCAGAGGACTTCGGTGCAGGACAGGGCAACAGTCTCAAGAAAGCAG ATCCCAGTATCAATTTTTTCAGCCCAAGAGGAAACAAGAGAAAG tttcagGCTCCCTCTGGACAAGATCCTAACACTTCACTGAATCATCTTTTAGCCAGAATCAGAAAACAATATAAGAAAAATGGACCTCCTTCAGAATGCTTCTGGAAATACTGTGTCTAA